A genomic stretch from Vibrio algarum includes:
- a CDS encoding helix-turn-helix transcriptional regulator, giving the protein MDSVIVEPFSKHDLIILKSYEAVVDGLAGLIGPFCEIVLHSLESLDTSAIKIANGENTGRHVGSPITDMALKMLKDIEGSERNFSRAYFTRAKGGVLMKSITIAIRNGNNRVIGLLCININLDASFSQVLRSFMPTDEAKEAASSVNFASDVVELVDQTVEQSIEDINADKSVSNNTKNRQIVMELYDKGIFDIKDAINRVADRLNISKHTVYLYIRQRKTEDGEK; this is encoded by the coding sequence ATGGATTCCGTGATTGTTGAACCATTTAGCAAGCATGATCTGATCATTTTAAAATCCTATGAAGCCGTAGTAGATGGTCTTGCTGGTTTAATAGGTCCGTTTTGTGAGATCGTTCTTCACTCATTAGAGAGTTTAGACACCTCTGCAATCAAAATAGCCAATGGTGAGAATACCGGTAGACATGTAGGATCGCCAATTACTGATATGGCGTTGAAGATGCTCAAAGACATTGAAGGCTCTGAGCGGAACTTCTCTCGGGCTTACTTTACTCGAGCAAAGGGCGGGGTATTGATGAAGTCTATTACTATCGCTATTCGCAATGGTAATAATCGAGTTATTGGCCTGTTATGTATTAACATCAATCTGGATGCGTCATTTTCCCAAGTTCTGCGTTCTTTTATGCCAACAGATGAAGCAAAAGAAGCCGCGTCTTCAGTAAACTTTGCCAGCGATGTTGTAGAGCTTGTGGATCAAACTGTGGAACAAAGCATTGAAGACATCAATGCTGATAAGTCGGTATCGAATAATACTAAAAACCGTCAAATTGTCATGGAGCTATACGACAAAGGCATTTTTGATATTAAAGATGCGATTAATCGTGTTGCTGATCGCTTAAATATTTCTAAACACACTGTCTATCTCTATATTCGTCAGCGTAAGACTGAGGATGGAGAAAAGTGA
- the rpsL gene encoding 30S ribosomal protein S12: protein MATINQLVRKPRAKQVVKSNVPALEACPQKRGVCTRVYTTTPKKPNSALRKVCRVRLTNGFEVTSYIGGEGHNLQEHSVVLIRGGRVKDLPGVRYHTVRGALDCAGVNDRKKGRSKYGVKRPKS from the coding sequence ATGGCAACTATTAACCAGTTGGTACGTAAACCTCGTGCAAAGCAAGTTGTTAAAAGCAACGTGCCAGCACTAGAAGCGTGCCCACAAAAACGTGGTGTATGTACTCGTGTATATACTACTACACCTAAAAAACCTAACTCAGCGCTACGTAAAGTTTGTCGTGTGCGTTTGACTAACGGTTTCGAAGTAACTTCGTACATCGGTGGTGAAGGTCACAACCTTCAAGAGCACTCAGTTGTACTAATCCGTGGTGGTCGTGTTAAAGACCTTCCGGGTGTGCGTTATCACACAGTTCGTGGTGCACTTGACTGTGCAGGCGTAAATGACCGTAAGAAAGGTCGTTCTAAGTACGGTGTGAAACGTCCTAAGTCTTAA
- the rpsG gene encoding 30S ribosomal protein S7, protein MPRRRVIGQRKILPDPKFKSELLAKFVNILMVDGKKSTAEKIVYTALETMAEKSGKDHLAVFEEALENVRPSVEVKSRRVGGSTYQVPVEVRPVRRNALAMRWLVEAARKRGEKSMAQRLAAEMLDASENKGTAVKKREDVHRMADANKAFAHYRW, encoded by the coding sequence ATGCCACGTCGTCGCGTAATAGGTCAGCGTAAGATCCTTCCAGATCCTAAATTCAAATCTGAATTGCTGGCAAAGTTCGTCAATATCCTTATGGTTGACGGAAAGAAATCTACTGCAGAAAAGATTGTTTATACTGCACTAGAAACTATGGCTGAGAAATCTGGTAAAGATCACTTAGCTGTATTTGAAGAAGCTCTTGAAAATGTTCGTCCATCGGTAGAAGTTAAATCTCGCCGTGTGGGTGGTTCAACTTACCAAGTACCTGTAGAAGTTCGTCCGGTTCGCCGTAACGCTCTTGCTATGCGTTGGTTAGTTGAAGCTGCGCGTAAGCGTGGTGAAAAATCTATGGCTCAACGTTTAGCTGCTGAAATGCTAGACGCGTCAGAGAACAAAGGTACTGCTGTTAAGAAACGTGAAGACGTTCACCGTATGGCAGACGCGAACAAAGCGTTCGCTCATTACCGCTGGTAA
- the tusB gene encoding sulfurtransferase complex subunit TusB, with amino-acid sequence MLHIVKHYRSLSDAIATALEGDELLLVEDAVYAALNEHKANIELAATSKPVYCLIADVNARGLTLDPSNLMVDFSGFVALTEKHSSSITWE; translated from the coding sequence ATGCTGCATATTGTTAAACATTACCGCTCGTTAAGTGACGCTATTGCTACTGCTCTAGAGGGCGATGAACTACTTTTAGTAGAGGATGCGGTATACGCAGCCCTAAATGAACATAAAGCGAATATTGAGCTTGCAGCGACTTCTAAGCCTGTTTATTGCCTTATAGCAGACGTAAACGCTAGAGGTTTAACGTTGGACCCCAGCAATCTAATGGTCGATTTTAGCGGTTTTGTTGCACTAACAGAGAAGCATTCTTCTTCTATTACATGGGAATAA
- the tusD gene encoding sulfurtransferase complex subunit TusD → MILSYTLVVNGSVYGSQSARNAYAFANALLEKGHTIVSVFFYQEGVTNGSKLVVPANDEFDLTSAWSQLASTHNIRLETCVAAALRRGILSTEEATLHTRDESNLADGFEQIGLGSLAEALLTQDRVVQF, encoded by the coding sequence GTGATCTTAAGTTACACCCTTGTTGTTAACGGAAGCGTATATGGTTCTCAGTCGGCAAGAAACGCTTATGCGTTTGCCAATGCATTGCTTGAAAAGGGCCATACAATAGTTTCTGTGTTTTTTTATCAAGAAGGGGTAACAAATGGTTCGAAATTGGTTGTACCGGCTAATGATGAGTTTGATTTAACCAGTGCTTGGAGCCAATTAGCATCCACACATAATATTCGTTTAGAAACATGTGTGGCAGCTGCTTTACGTCGTGGAATACTCAGCACAGAAGAAGCCACCTTGCATACTCGTGATGAATCTAACCTTGCCGATGGATTTGAGCAGATCGGATTGGGTAGTTTGGCTGAAGCTCTGCTGACTCAAGATAGAGTAGTACAGTTTTGA
- a CDS encoding SlyX family protein → MTNNTTQELQQRIEDLEYKAAFQEQTIDELNDALSQQQLLITKMQDQMKYVVGKVKNMDSSNLADASEETPPPHY, encoded by the coding sequence ATGACTAATAACACGACTCAAGAATTACAGCAGCGCATTGAAGACCTAGAGTACAAAGCGGCTTTCCAAGAACAAACGATTGACGAACTAAACGATGCACTTAGCCAACAGCAACTCCTTATAACCAAGATGCAAGATCAGATGAAATATGTGGTTGGAAAAGTGAAAAACATGGATTCCTCAAATTTGGCAGATGCCTCTGAAGAAACCCCTCCACCACACTATTAA
- the tusC gene encoding sulfurtransferase complex subunit TusC, whose protein sequence is MNKLGFVFRSHPHSSAKGREGLDALLAASAYSENISVFFIGEGVTQLVANQKTAAIFSRDYVPAFKLMDLYDIEDIYVCLDSLKANGLAEAELVLDEPVKLKATKVAELLHRCDKLLTF, encoded by the coding sequence TTGAATAAGCTAGGTTTTGTCTTTCGTTCTCATCCACATTCCTCAGCGAAAGGTCGAGAAGGGTTAGACGCTTTATTGGCCGCTTCTGCATATAGTGAGAATATCTCGGTATTTTTTATCGGCGAAGGCGTCACTCAACTCGTGGCGAATCAAAAGACGGCCGCTATATTTTCTAGAGATTATGTACCTGCGTTTAAGCTCATGGATCTCTATGACATTGAAGATATATACGTCTGTTTGGACTCTTTAAAAGCGAACGGGTTGGCTGAGGCTGAATTAGTTTTGGATGAACCCGTCAAACTAAAAGCAACAAAGGTGGCAGAATTACTGCATCGCTGTGACAAGCTACTTACCTTCTAG
- a CDS encoding isoaspartyl peptidase/L-asparaginase family protein, with amino-acid sequence MSISPFAIAIHGGAGTILRENLTPELDKQIRAALEQSVRAGYDILNKGGDALDASVAAVKVLEDCPHFNAGKGSVMTHTEMVEMDASVMHGKEMEAGAVAAVKHIKNPIELARDVMNKSEHVFLIGDGAEEFAFDNGFDYTEQDYFFTDRRYEQLQSMKESGTFGLSESKFPDDKKFGTVGAVALDKFGNLAAATSTGGLTNKKYGRVGDSPIIGAGTFAENNNVAISTTGMGECFIRKMVAADVAARMRYLKEDVYTASEMVIQGELKLMGGEGGLIAIDHQGNIHNAMNSLGMYRASINVHGQLDVAIFADEVLKAS; translated from the coding sequence ATGTCAATTTCTCCATTTGCAATCGCTATTCATGGTGGTGCTGGTACCATCTTGAGAGAAAATTTAACGCCGGAACTCGATAAGCAAATCAGAGCTGCATTAGAACAATCTGTACGTGCTGGATATGACATTTTAAATAAAGGTGGCGACGCCTTAGATGCTTCGGTGGCCGCAGTAAAGGTGTTGGAAGATTGCCCACACTTTAATGCGGGTAAGGGGTCGGTAATGACCCATACAGAGATGGTGGAGATGGATGCATCCGTGATGCATGGAAAAGAGATGGAAGCGGGTGCTGTAGCGGCAGTCAAACACATTAAAAACCCGATAGAACTCGCTCGTGATGTGATGAATAAAAGTGAGCATGTGTTTCTGATTGGTGATGGCGCAGAAGAGTTTGCCTTTGATAATGGCTTTGATTATACCGAGCAAGACTATTTTTTTACGGATCGTCGCTATGAACAATTACAGTCTATGAAAGAGTCCGGAACATTTGGCCTTTCTGAATCTAAATTTCCTGATGACAAAAAATTCGGCACTGTCGGAGCGGTGGCGTTGGATAAATTTGGCAATCTGGCGGCTGCAACAAGTACTGGTGGCTTGACTAACAAAAAGTATGGGCGTGTTGGTGACTCTCCTATAATTGGTGCGGGCACATTTGCAGAAAATAACAATGTTGCTATTTCTACTACAGGAATGGGCGAGTGTTTCATACGTAAAATGGTAGCAGCTGATGTTGCTGCTCGAATGAGATATCTTAAAGAAGATGTGTATACCGCGAGTGAAATGGTCATACAAGGCGAGTTAAAATTGATGGGAGGTGAGGGAGGACTCATTGCGATTGATCATCAAGGAAATATTCATAATGCAATGAATAGCTTAGGGATGTATCGAGCGAGTATTAACGTACACGGTCAGTTGGATGTGGCGATATTCGCTGATGAGGTGTTAAAGGCGAGTTAA
- the fkpA gene encoding FKBP-type peptidyl-prolyl cis-trans isomerase, which yields MKPLFKVSLLAATVMLAVGCQKEETPKTEVAPQVEQVQAEAEKAVHFKTDEDKAAYAFGLYFAKNIESSIEGSTEIGIELKKELVLQGIEDVFADTEKLTDDELRLALENFEKIVGEKMQAKAEADAAAALKVGDDFRAEFETQEGVVKTDSGLLYQVMTPAEGDKPAKTDTVEVHYVGTLIDGTKFDSSYDRDSTATFPLDRVIPGWTEGVQLMPVGSKFKFVIPPELAYGAQDTPTIPANSTLVFEVELISIDNGEVLEAPAETPAAE from the coding sequence ATGAAACCTTTGTTTAAAGTGTCCCTACTAGCTGCAACTGTAATGTTGGCAGTAGGTTGTCAAAAAGAAGAAACGCCTAAAACTGAAGTAGCTCCACAAGTAGAGCAAGTTCAAGCTGAGGCAGAAAAAGCCGTTCACTTTAAAACAGATGAAGATAAAGCAGCTTATGCTTTCGGTTTATACTTTGCTAAAAACATAGAATCTAGCATCGAAGGCTCAACTGAAATTGGAATAGAGTTGAAAAAAGAGCTTGTACTGCAAGGTATTGAAGATGTATTTGCAGATACTGAAAAACTAACCGATGACGAACTGCGTTTAGCGCTTGAAAATTTTGAAAAAATAGTTGGCGAGAAGATGCAAGCGAAAGCGGAAGCTGACGCAGCGGCTGCGCTTAAAGTTGGCGACGATTTTCGTGCTGAATTTGAAACACAAGAAGGTGTAGTGAAAACGGACTCAGGTCTTCTTTATCAAGTCATGACGCCTGCTGAAGGTGATAAACCAGCTAAAACAGATACTGTTGAAGTGCATTATGTAGGTACGCTTATTGACGGAACTAAATTTGATAGTTCATACGATCGTGACTCAACGGCTACATTCCCTCTTGATCGAGTGATTCCAGGTTGGACTGAAGGCGTACAACTTATGCCTGTTGGTTCTAAATTCAAGTTTGTTATTCCACCTGAGTTAGCATATGGCGCACAAGACACACCGACTATTCCTGCAAACTCAACTCTCGTTTTTGAAGTTGAATTGATTAGCATTGATAACGGTGAAGTACTAGAAGCACCAGCAGAAACACCTGCAGCTGAGTAA